The DNA window ATATAGTATATCGCGCCGTAAAGGCACATCGCGCGGAAGCCGTGGAAGTCCTTGCGAGGCGATTCCGCCGCGGGCAAGAAGCCCTCGGGCGGCAACAGGCCCGCGATCGGCGATTCCGCATTGTTGCCGTCGCTTTCGATCGTCACGAAGCCGGGCCGGATATAGCCTTCCTCCAGGGAGACGACCCTGATGCCTGCCTCTCGGGCCAGCCGCCGGGCGATCGCGTGGAACGGGCGTCCGCAGCCGAAAAGGATGATGCAGTCTATATCGTGATCAACGAGGAAACGCCTGAACCACAACTCCCAGAGGAGAACTCCGCCGCGAAAGTCGATGCGTTTCCGTCGCGGCGCGAACACGCGGTCGCCTGCATTGAACGATATGCGCCAGCAGGATAGGCCGGCCGCTTCGAGAGCATGCTGAAGGTGGCGGAAGAACGGCCCCACGGGCCCCTGCAGGAGGACCACCTGGCCTTCGCCGTTCCGGAGCCGCCGCGATGACGGCTTTACGGACAAGCGGGAGCCCGCCTCGTCCACTCCATGTTCTTCGGACAACGGCGGCGAGCCCGGATTGCCGAGACAAGCTCGGCGACCCGGAAATCGCGTAAATGTCCGCCACCCCCCGTGGTGCCCGTCCTTCGTCAGAGACGGTGTGACATGACTCATCAATCCCCCGAGCGTCCGCAACCGCCCCAAGTAACCCCGCAGAAGTTGTTACGGTGCCGACAACATTGAGTCAATCTGTTGCTTGCGGTGCAGCTTCAAGTTGATCTGAAAAACGGTTAACAAGTGCGCGGGGTCCGACGGGCAGGCTCGTCGACGGAGTTGGTCCGCTTTGAGGACAAGAAATGCCGGCCGAATCCTGGTCCGGAAGCGCCGCGCCTCCCTCGCCCCGAAATCCCTTCCGGAGCGCTGCGGTGACTCGCCAGTGGAAGGCCGCAGTCAGGCTGCATGTCCTCCTCACCAGCTCGCAGATCACCGGGTGCGGTGAAGCAGAAGACGAGACCAGCTCTGCCTCAAACGGCGAATCGGAGATGTAATAATAAACCGTCAGACGTAAGAAATAATAATAAACTAAAACCAATTCATTTCTATGTCAGAATACGCATTTCCGATACTGCTGTGAAGCGAATGTGAAAATAGATCATTACCTTCCATATATTTGGATTCATGATTCCTGGCCGATGGAGATTTCGATGAAGCTGAAATCAATGGCAGTCTGGTTGATTGTAGCAGCCGCTGCGGCATCTGATCCATCGATCGCATTGGCTCACTCCGGAGCCGGAGCGGCAACGGGCTTTTCTCACGGCTTCATCCATCCTCTCACTGGCATCGATCATATGCTGGCGATGGTCGCGGTCGGTATCCTTGCCTACCAGATCGGCGGCCGTGCGCTCTGGCTCGTTCCCCTTACCTTCGTCCTGTTCATGGTGGCAGGCGGCGCTTTGGGCGTTGCCGGAATCAACGTGCCCTATGTCGAGTTGGGCATAGCGCTCTCGGTCGTGTTGCTTGGAGGAGCGATTGCGCTTGGCATAGCCGCACCGCTCGTGATCGCCATGGCCGTCGTCGGTGTCTTCGCGATCTTTCATGGCCATGCGCATGGCGCCGAAATGCCGGTGAGCACGAATGCTCTTGGGTATGCGCTCGGCTTCGTGTCTTCGACGGCGCTCCTGCACCTCGGCGGCATCGCCGCGGGAATGCTGATCGGCCGGGCGGGGGAGCGGCGCAAGCCTGCCCTGATCCGTGTTGCCGGCGGCCTGATGACGGTCGCCGGTCTGGGTGTCCTCACCGGCATGCTCTGAACTCGAATCGACGCCAGGTGCGCGAGCGCCTGACCGCCGGTCGATCGCAACCCTTCGAGAGTTTCACCATGCATCTCACGCCGAGAGAACTCGACAAGCTTCTGACCTACTCGCTGGCCGAAATCGCGCTGAAGCGGAAAGCCAAGGGAATCAAGCTCAATCACCCCGAATCCGTCGCCGTGCTGTCGGCCTATGTTCTCGATGGTGCCCGGGAGGGACGGCAACTCGAGGACGTCATGAAGGGCGCCCGCAAGGTGCTGAGCATTGAAGACGTGATGCCCGGCGTCGCCGATCTCATACCGATGATCCAGATCGAAGCCGTCTTCACGGACGGCAGCCGGCTTGTGACGCTCCACAAGCCAATCCAGTAGGAGCAAAGCCAATGCCCGGATCAGGACCCGCGAAGCGCCCGGCAGCAGCCAAGGCCGGCCCGCAGAAGCCCGGCGCCGCCACGCCGGTCGGCGGCTACGCGCTCGCCGAAACGCCGATCGAGCTCAATGCGGGGCGCCCGCGCGTGAAGCTGAAGGTGCGCAACACGGGCGACCGGCCGATCCAGGTCGGTTCCCATTTCCATTTCTTCGAGGTCAATAGGTATCTCGCCTTCGACCGGGCCGCGGCTTTCGGAATGCGGCTGGATATCCCCGCCAACACCGCCATCCGTTTCGAGCCGGGCGACGAAAAGGACGTCACCGTCGTGCCGTTCGGCGGCAAGCGGTTCGCCTATGGCTTCAACAACCTGGTTGACGGCTGGACCGGGGAGGGGCCGGCGCCGAACTACCGGCCGAACCATGAGACCGCCGTGCGGCGTGCGCGCGAACGGGGCTTCAAGACCACTTCGTGAGTGTTCTGGAGCGCTTGAGCCCCACGAATCGAGGAAGAGAGGGAATGACACAGATATCGCGCCGCCAATACGCCGATCTCTACGGCCCGACGGTCGGCGACAAGATTCGCCTGGGCGATACCGACCTTTACGTGGAAATCGAAAAGGACCTGCGCGCCGTCTATGGAGACGAGCTCCAATATGGTGGCGGCAAGACGCTGCGCGACGGCATGGGATCCGACAGCCTCTTGACCCAGGAGGCGGGCTGCCTGGACCTGGTCATCACCAATGTGACGATCCTCGAGCCCATGCTGGGTATCGTGAAGGCCGATGTGGGCATCCGGAACGGCAGGATCGTCGGCATCGGGAAGGCCGGCAACCCCAGCACCATGGACGGCGTGACACCGGGTCTTACGACCGGCGGCTCGACCGACGCGATATCGGGCGAGCATCTGATCCTGACCGCCGGCGGTATGGATACCCATGTTCACTTCATCGCCCCGCAACAGACCTACGCTGCGCTCAGCAACGGAATCACGACGCTTTGGGGCGGGGGCGTCGGCCCGGCCGACGGATCGAACGGGGTGACTTCCGTCAACGGCCCGTGGAACATGGAAATGATGCTGCGGGCGATCGAGAACATCCCGATCAATGTCGGCTTTTGCGGCAAGGGAAATTCAACGGGGGTCGCACCTCTCGTCGAGCAGCTGAAGGCGGGTGCCGCAGGCTTCAAGATCCACGAGGATTACGGCACGACGCCGGCGACCATCCGCTCCTGCCTGACCATCGCGGACGAATACGACGTCTCCGTCGCCATCCACACGGACACCTTGAACGAAGCCGGTTACGTCGAGGATACGATCGCCGCTTTCGATGGCCGGACGATCCATACGTTCCACAGCGAGGGTGCCGGCGGCGGCCATGCGCCCGACCTTCTGAAGGTCGTGGGCCAGCGAAACGTGCTGCCGAGCTCGACCAACCCGACCCTGCCGGCCGGCGTGAACTCGGTGGCGGAACTGTTCGACATGATCATGGTCTGCCACAACCTCAATCCGAACATCCCCTCGGATGTGGCCTTTGCCGAAAGCCGCGTTCGCGGCGAGACGATCGTCGCCGAAAGCGTGCTCCACGACATGGGCGCGATCTCCATCATCGGCAGCGACTCGCAGGCGATGGGCCGTATCGGCGAGAACTTCCTGCGCGCCTTCCAGACGGCCGACGCCATGAAGCGGGCGCGCGGCAAGCTTCCGGAGGATGCACCCGGCAACGACAATTTCCGCGTGCTACGCTATCTGGCGAAGGTGACGATCAATCCGACGATCGCCGCGGGCCTCTCGCATGTGATCGGCTCCGTCGAACCCGGCAAGATCGCCGATCTCGTTCTGTGGTCGCCGGCCTTCTTCGGCGCCAAGCCGAAAATGGTGATCAAGGGCGGCATGATCGCCTGGGCCAATATGGGCGATCCCAACGCTTCGCTGCCCACCCCGCAGCCTATGTATTACCGTGCGATGTTCGGCGCGCACGGCACGGCCCTGCCCAAGACCTGCATCAGCTTCGTTTCGCAGGCTGCCTACGACGCCGGCGTGAAAGAGACGTATGAACTGCAACGCATGGTGATGCCGGTCGAGAACACGCGTGTACTCGGCAAGGAGCACATGGTGCGTAACGCCTATCTGCCGAAAATCGACGTCAACCCGGAGACCTTCGCGGTCAAGGTGGATGGCGTGCATGCGACGGTCGAGCCGCCAAAGAGCATCGCGCTCAACCAACTTTACTTCTTCAGCTAAGGGGGCGAGGAATGATCCTGATAGAATCCGTTCTCGGCAACGCGCAGGAATCTCTTTGGAAGCAGCGGCTGGAGGCGGCCCATATCGACTGGCTCGTGCTCGACCAGTGGGAGGCGCAGAAGAATCGTCTTCGCAAGCGCATTGCCCGGGACGCGGAGATCGCGATCGCCCTCGACCGCAACACGCATCTCCATGATGGGGACGTCCTGGTGTGGAACGAGGCGGATGCTTATGCCGTCGTCGTCAAGACCAATCTGAAATCGGTCATGGTGATCGATCTCGGCGGGGTCGCGGCGCAGTCACCGCAAAACATCCTCGGCACCTGCCTGGAACTCGGCCATGCGCTTGGAAACCAGCACTGGCCGGCGGTGGTCAAAGGCGAGAAGGTGTTCGTTCCCCTGACGATCGACCAGAAGGTCATGAGCTCGGTCATGCGGACCCACGCCTTCGCCGGTGTCACGTTCGAATTCGTGCCGGGGGCCGAGGCCATCCCTTATCTAGCGCCGCATGAGGCGCGCCGGCTGTTCGGGGGCGCTGAAGGTGTCTCCCATTCCCACGCCGATCACCATCCTCACCCTTAGGCTTCTGCCATGGGCGACCTGGTAAGACTGCTGCAACTCGTCCAGTTCTCCGACTCGGCCTTGCCGGTCGGTGCCTTCACCTTTTCGAACGGGCTCGAGTCGGCAATCCAGGAGGGGGTCGTCCACGACGCCGGTTCCCTCAAGGCATTCGTCCTGGCTGCGACACGTCAGGCAGCCACCCTCGACGGTGTGGCCCTTCTCGTGGCGCACCGCGCTGCCCAGGCAGAAGACATGGGCCTGATCGTGGCAGCCGACCATGCCGCCCACCAGCGCAAGCTCAATGAAGAGACGCGGACGATGGCCGTGCGCATGGGCCGGAAACTGGGCGAATTGGGCGAGCATATCGTCCGGACGCGGCCGCTGGCCGACTGGATGGAAATGGTCCGGGGGCGCCAGGCACCCGGCACCTTTCCCATTGGCCTCGCGCTGGTGACGAGCGGATTCGATATCGACGCACGGCATGCCTTTGCGGCGCACCAGTACGGCGTGGCTTCCATGATCCTCGGTGCGGCCCTTCGCCTGATGCGCATCACGTTCCTCGAGACCCAGGCGATCCTGTTCGAAGTGAATGCGACGGTCGAGGAGGCGTATGAGCACATCCGCACCGACACGCTCGACGACATGAAAGGCTTTGCGCCGGCCGCCGATATTCTGGCCGCCGTGCACCTGAAGGCCCACATCCGCATGTTCATGAACTGAGGGGAGAGGTGATGAAGAAGATAGCCCGAATCGGGGTCGGGGGGCCGGTCGGCTCCGGGAAAACAGCCATCGTCGAGGCGGTCACCCCGCTGCTCATCAAAATGGGCCTGAAGATCCTCATCGTCACGAACGACATCGTGACGACGGAGGATGCCAAGCATGTGCAGCGCACGCTGAAAGGCACATTGATCGAGGACCGCATCATCGGTGTGGAGACCGGCGGATGCCCACACACCGCGGTGCGGGAGGATCCGAGCATGAACCTGGCTGCCGTCGAGGAAATGGAGGCCCGTTTCCCCGACACCGATCTCGTCCTGATCGAGAGTGGCGGAGACAACCTGACCCTGACATTCAGCCCGGCGCTCATCGATTTCTTCATCTATGTCATCGATGTGGCGGCGGGGGACAAGATCCCCCGCAAGAACGGGCCGGGGATCTCGCAGTCCGATATCCTGGTGATCAACAAGACCGATCTGGCGCCCCATGTGGATGCCA is part of the Chelativorans sp. AA-79 genome and encodes:
- a CDS encoding urease accessory protein UreF translates to MGDLVRLLQLVQFSDSALPVGAFTFSNGLESAIQEGVVHDAGSLKAFVLAATRQAATLDGVALLVAHRAAQAEDMGLIVAADHAAHQRKLNEETRTMAVRMGRKLGELGEHIVRTRPLADWMEMVRGRQAPGTFPIGLALVTSGFDIDARHAFAAHQYGVASMILGAALRLMRITFLETQAILFEVNATVEEAYEHIRTDTLDDMKGFAPAADILAAVHLKAHIRMFMN
- a CDS encoding HupE/UreJ family protein gives rise to the protein MKLKSMAVWLIVAAAAASDPSIALAHSGAGAATGFSHGFIHPLTGIDHMLAMVAVGILAYQIGGRALWLVPLTFVLFMVAGGALGVAGINVPYVELGIALSVVLLGGAIALGIAAPLVIAMAVVGVFAIFHGHAHGAEMPVSTNALGYALGFVSSTALLHLGGIAAGMLIGRAGERRKPALIRVAGGLMTVAGLGVLTGML
- a CDS encoding urease subunit alpha — its product is MTQISRRQYADLYGPTVGDKIRLGDTDLYVEIEKDLRAVYGDELQYGGGKTLRDGMGSDSLLTQEAGCLDLVITNVTILEPMLGIVKADVGIRNGRIVGIGKAGNPSTMDGVTPGLTTGGSTDAISGEHLILTAGGMDTHVHFIAPQQTYAALSNGITTLWGGGVGPADGSNGVTSVNGPWNMEMMLRAIENIPINVGFCGKGNSTGVAPLVEQLKAGAAGFKIHEDYGTTPATIRSCLTIADEYDVSVAIHTDTLNEAGYVEDTIAAFDGRTIHTFHSEGAGGGHAPDLLKVVGQRNVLPSSTNPTLPAGVNSVAELFDMIMVCHNLNPNIPSDVAFAESRVRGETIVAESVLHDMGAISIIGSDSQAMGRIGENFLRAFQTADAMKRARGKLPEDAPGNDNFRVLRYLAKVTINPTIAAGLSHVIGSVEPGKIADLVLWSPAFFGAKPKMVIKGGMIAWANMGDPNASLPTPQPMYYRAMFGAHGTALPKTCISFVSQAAYDAGVKETYELQRMVMPVENTRVLGKEHMVRNAYLPKIDVNPETFAVKVDGVHATVEPPKSIALNQLYFFS
- a CDS encoding urease subunit gamma: MHLTPRELDKLLTYSLAEIALKRKAKGIKLNHPESVAVLSAYVLDGAREGRQLEDVMKGARKVLSIEDVMPGVADLIPMIQIEAVFTDGSRLVTLHKPIQ
- the ureE gene encoding urease accessory protein UreE (involved in the assembly of the urease metallocenter; possible nickel donor), whose protein sequence is MILIESVLGNAQESLWKQRLEAAHIDWLVLDQWEAQKNRLRKRIARDAEIAIALDRNTHLHDGDVLVWNEADAYAVVVKTNLKSVMVIDLGGVAAQSPQNILGTCLELGHALGNQHWPAVVKGEKVFVPLTIDQKVMSSVMRTHAFAGVTFEFVPGAEAIPYLAPHEARRLFGGAEGVSHSHADHHPHP
- the ureG gene encoding urease accessory protein UreG; the protein is MKKIARIGVGGPVGSGKTAIVEAVTPLLIKMGLKILIVTNDIVTTEDAKHVQRTLKGTLIEDRIIGVETGGCPHTAVREDPSMNLAAVEEMEARFPDTDLVLIESGGDNLTLTFSPALIDFFIYVIDVAAGDKIPRKNGPGISQSDILVINKTDLAPHVDASLDVMDRDSRLMRGDRPFIFTNCKTGEGIPELVRLIRENVLFDLAVPAE
- a CDS encoding urease subunit beta, whose protein sequence is MPGSGPAKRPAAAKAGPQKPGAATPVGGYALAETPIELNAGRPRVKLKVRNTGDRPIQVGSHFHFFEVNRYLAFDRAAAFGMRLDIPANTAIRFEPGDEKDVTVVPFGGKRFAYGFNNLVDGWTGEGPAPNYRPNHETAVRRARERGFKTTS